One window from the genome of Alnus glutinosa chromosome 13, dhAlnGlut1.1, whole genome shotgun sequence encodes:
- the LOC133854744 gene encoding flowering-promoting factor 1-like, whose product MEEKKKSGVLRFDSDGVIHLVPQAEGSSHGGSSSRKRQVLVYLPTGEVVSSYSSLEQMLTGLGWERYYGGDPNFFQFHKHSSIDLISLPREFSKFGSIHMFDIVLKNSDTFRVRDM is encoded by the coding sequence atggaagaaaaaaaaaagtcaggtGTTTTGCGTTTCGACTCAGATGGCGTTATTCACCTAGTTCCTCAAGCGGAGGGCTCCTCCCATGGTGGTAGTAGTTCGAGGAAAAGGCAGGTTTTGGTGTACTTGCCGACCGGCGAGGTGGTCTCATCGTACTCCTCGCTAGAGCAAATGCTGACGGGGTTAGGTTGGGAGAGGTACTACGGAGGCGACCCTAACTTCTTCCAATTCCACAAGCATTCTTCCATCGACCTAATCTCTCTCCCTAGAGAATTCTCCAAGTTCGGCTCCATTCACATGTTCGATATTGTTCTTAAAAACTCCGATACCTTCCGTGTCCGAGACATGTGA